Proteins encoded within one genomic window of Conchiformibius steedae:
- the cysE gene encoding serine O-acetyltransferase: MHPQDLWLAIREETTLAAAEEPMLASFLHLTVLRHRSLANVLAFQLSSKLSNSVMDARTLFEVFADVLNNDKSITDAVQADIRACYERDPACDQYTLPLLYFKGFHAIQAHRINHCLWQNGRKTLAYFLQNRASEVFGVDIHPGAVFGQGIMIDHGTGVVVGETAILGNDISILHGVTLGGSGKESGDRHPKVGDGVMIGANASVLGNIRIGDCAKIGAGSVVVRDVEAHTTVVGVPAKAVGVSANKPAAEMDQGFAGMENWQFVI, encoded by the coding sequence ATGCACCCGCAAGACCTCTGGCTCGCCATACGCGAAGAAACCACCCTCGCCGCTGCCGAAGAACCCATGCTCGCCAGCTTTCTGCATTTAACCGTGCTGCGCCATCGCAGCTTGGCAAACGTCTTGGCGTTTCAGCTTTCCAGCAAACTCAGCAACAGCGTGATGGACGCACGCACCCTGTTTGAAGTGTTTGCCGACGTACTGAACAACGATAAAAGCATTACCGATGCCGTGCAAGCCGATATCCGCGCCTGTTACGAACGCGACCCCGCTTGCGACCAATACACTTTACCCTTATTGTATTTTAAAGGTTTTCACGCCATTCAAGCGCACCGCATCAATCATTGCCTATGGCAAAACGGGCGCAAAACGCTGGCATATTTTCTGCAAAACCGCGCTTCGGAAGTGTTTGGCGTGGATATTCACCCCGGCGCGGTTTTCGGACAAGGCATTATGATTGACCACGGCACGGGCGTGGTGGTGGGCGAAACCGCCATACTGGGCAACGATATTTCCATTTTGCACGGCGTCACTTTGGGCGGTTCGGGCAAAGAAAGCGGCGACCGCCACCCCAAAGTGGGCGACGGCGTGATGATTGGCGCGAATGCTTCGGTATTGGGCAATATCCGCATCGGCGATTGCGCCAAAATCGGCGCGGGCAGCGTGGTGGTGCGCGATGTGGAAGCCCATACCACGGTTGTGGGCGTGCCTGCCAAAGCCGTGGGCGTATCCGCCAACAAACCCGCCGCCGAAATGGACCAAGGCTTTGCAGGCATGGAAAATTGGCAGTTTGTGATTTAA
- the pyrC gene encoding dihydroorotase, with product MQTLTIIQPDDFHVHVRDGDGLRAVVPHTARQMGRALMMPNLKPPVTTVAQALAYKEKILAAVPQGNPFEPLMSLYLTDHTTPATVREAKAAGIVAFKLYPAGATTNSDSGVTDLFKLLPVLEEIAAQDMRFLVHGEVTDPEIDIFDREAVFIERVLLPVLAKVPDLKVVFEHITTADAAELVCGAGDNVAATVTPQHLMFNRNHLLVGGVRPHFYCLPILKRERHRRALLDAVTGAQAHKFFLGTDSAPHPRHAKENACGCAGVFSAATAIELYAQIFEQAGALDKLQAFASQNGARFYGLPENPRTITLVKQPQRVPERFDFGADEVIPMCAGEELAWRIQSDS from the coding sequence ATGCAAACCCTAACCATTATCCAACCCGATGATTTTCATGTTCATGTGCGCGATGGCGACGGCTTACGCGCCGTTGTGCCGCATACTGCCCGCCAAATGGGTCGCGCCCTGATGATGCCGAATCTGAAACCACCCGTTACCACAGTGGCACAGGCATTGGCGTATAAAGAAAAAATCCTCGCCGCCGTGCCGCAGGGCAATCCGTTTGAACCGCTGATGTCGCTGTATTTAACCGACCACACCACCCCCGCCACCGTGCGCGAAGCCAAAGCAGCGGGCATTGTGGCGTTTAAGCTGTATCCCGCAGGCGCAACCACCAATTCGGATTCGGGCGTAACCGATTTATTTAAGCTGTTGCCCGTGTTGGAAGAAATCGCGGCGCAGGATATGCGCTTTTTGGTGCATGGCGAAGTGACTGACCCCGAAATTGATATTTTTGACCGCGAAGCCGTGTTTATTGAGCGCGTGTTGTTGCCCGTTTTGGCAAAAGTGCCTGATTTAAAAGTGGTGTTTGAGCACATTACCACTGCCGATGCCGCCGAATTGGTGTGTGGTGCGGGCGATAATGTTGCTGCTACCGTTACGCCGCAGCATTTGATGTTTAACCGCAATCATTTATTGGTGGGCGGGGTGCGTCCGCATTTTTACTGCTTACCCATTCTCAAGCGCGAACGCCACCGCCGCGCCCTGCTGGATGCCGTTACCGGCGCACAGGCGCACAAATTCTTTTTGGGAACGGATTCCGCGCCGCATCCGCGCCACGCCAAAGAAAATGCCTGCGGTTGTGCGGGCGTGTTCAGCGCGGCAACGGCGATTGAGTTGTACGCGCAAATCTTTGAACAAGCAGGCGCATTGGATAAATTACAGGCGTTTGCTTCGCAAAACGGGGCGCGTTTTTACGGTTTGCCCGAAAACCCGCGCACCATCACGCTGGTAAAACAGCCGCAGCGCGTGCCTGAACGGTTTGATTTTGGTGCAGACGAAGTGATTCCGATGTGCGCGGGCGAAGAGCTGGCGTGGCGAATTCAGTCAGACAGCTAA
- the murG gene encoding undecaprenyldiphospho-muramoylpentapeptide beta-N-acetylglucosaminyltransferase, giving the protein MNPKTFLLMSGGTGGHIFPALAVAETLRAQGHQVVWLGSRDSMEERIVPQHGIPLETVAMKGVRGNGWQRKLMLPFTLLRTVRAARAVMLKHQIDAAIGFGGFVTFPGGVAAKLCGIPLIIHEQNAVAGLSNKILAKHAAAVLSAFPQAFPDHPQGLVGNPVRADITALPAPAERFATRSGKLHICVVGGSLGAQMLNDTVPAAVAQLPESARPRITHQAGRGKLSALQQAYAHAGVEAECVEFIDDMTALYRQADLLICRAGALTIAELTAAGVGALLVPYPHAVDDHQTANARFMVSAEAGLLLPQSQLTAAKLAEVLAGLDRSQCLRWAENARTLALPDSAAAVAQAALNTLSPQT; this is encoded by the coding sequence ATGAATCCCAAAACCTTTTTACTGATGTCCGGCGGCACGGGCGGACATATTTTCCCCGCGCTTGCCGTTGCCGAAACCTTACGCGCCCAAGGGCATCAGGTGGTGTGGCTGGGCAGCCGCGACAGCATGGAAGAACGCATCGTCCCGCAACATGGCATTCCTTTGGAAACCGTTGCCATGAAAGGCGTGCGCGGCAACGGTTGGCAACGCAAACTGATGTTGCCGTTTACCCTGCTGCGTACCGTTCGCGCTGCCCGTGCTGTGATGCTGAAACACCAAATTGATGCTGCCATCGGTTTTGGCGGATTTGTGACCTTTCCTGGTGGGGTAGCCGCCAAATTATGCGGTATTCCGCTGATTATTCACGAACAAAATGCCGTAGCGGGTTTGTCCAACAAAATTTTGGCAAAACACGCCGCTGCCGTTTTGTCTGCCTTTCCGCAAGCCTTTCCCGACCACCCGCAAGGCTTGGTGGGCAATCCCGTCCGCGCCGACATTACCGCCTTGCCCGCCCCCGCCGAACGTTTCGCCACCCGCAGCGGCAAACTGCATATTTGCGTGGTAGGCGGCAGCTTGGGCGCACAAATGCTCAACGACACCGTTCCTGCTGCCGTGGCGCAACTGCCCGAATCCGCACGTCCGCGCATCACCCATCAGGCAGGACGCGGTAAACTGTCTGCCTTGCAACAAGCTTACGCCCACGCAGGCGTAGAAGCCGAATGCGTGGAATTTATTGACGATATGACCGCCTTATACCGTCAAGCCGATTTACTGATTTGCCGTGCAGGTGCGCTAACCATTGCCGAGCTGACCGCCGCAGGTGTCGGCGCATTACTCGTCCCCTATCCCCACGCCGTAGATGACCACCAAACCGCCAACGCCCGTTTTATGGTGTCTGCCGAAGCAGGGCTGCTGCTGCCGCAATCCCAGCTTACCGCCGCCAAACTCGCCGAAGTGCTGGCAGGACTAGACCGCAGCCAATGTCTGCGTTGGGCGGAAAACGCCCGTACCCTCGCCCTGCCCGACAGCGCCGCCGCCGTTGCTCAAGCCGCTCTCAACACCCTATCCCCTCAAACTTAA
- a CDS encoding UvrD-helicase domain-containing protein, with amino-acid sequence MRVEFYAGKVMDDAVLSVPDYVEQLNGLVLAADDILWLDLELDPKSGRLLEGAWLVGGKVWRFDGQQFEQQRQLAAQYLEQAAALGGHNLVEFDLPALDKLLHGSGGNAERLAAWREKAVDTLYWTTLLMPHQPRYALAKLYRADTGHNNPVQDCVESRALWQSCCSSWQGLPQGLQALFVRLLPVVRWFPKAAALPFDEQQLYEQLPAAGNRGDLCARVAAAVAGTPSWRHFALAVLVHWLRHFERPQARRPVWLNKHPQHGARFREAEEAFFRWGEWNEASLNQACREIFSGLADFQGLRAGQLSIAQGILANRDMPLGILPTGGGKSLAFQLPALLLSKYRRGLTVVVSPLKALIIDQVDNLRANAGIYAERVAGLVSGQTETVQRDILDGVWRGSIDVLYLSPERLRSRSIRVLLKNRPPALWVLDEAHTLSQWGTDFRPDFLRIAEHIAACYDPPDPSAAEGLFDDNSRAVPAVGLVTATASARVKDDLQRELTDKLAKLTRHSRLQPYGTPLEELTVQRSNIERVFQNIPPAQRDSRVLQILQQRRAEYAAARADAQAGVALVYIRHRKHCEDFAKLCQSQGLAAVAYHAGLPENQRSEIIEQFKDNRFEVVVCTNAFGMGIDKAGVHTVVHYAPPANLESYIQESGRAARKSGEHGRAYLLWSQSDIEQLFRLERENRIHNSKTLHDCWHIIRPILKRPANDQWFADTDLAGVLQQENDMLLTQIRVALLALERYGLLVEKEQQPARIGLKLLPEHAATDLPAPVAAVYRQLQQILAGQDCEREFVQFHLPELSLALGQPVKKLLSALHTLVQSGYAQWRVELGIRLRYKNHFLKQQMARYQKYLTALREVFARYAWQQHGEGDVLLCLDVLNHALAQHSTVKTDARKDILPLLSALGAIRYRSINAHEVSVLPTEAAAAAGAHWQGWLEVAEHCLVELAQLLDYLMQYADADSPRVFVLSGLADTLAQSPEVVLQRLEILQKLALIDLTRTDGNDGSLFFIGASATQRKNYHENAYQYLKTHYQERCQRLHLLYRWLQYSDEHDPVNQNLSAADCRRLQHQLLEDYFKKNLATVVHEHCPDPEAAKQPRLKNYDRAILPDHFSSTQKAIVCEAGRAALVLAGPGAGKTAVVVHRVAYLLMKQDILPEKILILAYNRLAVAELRRRLYALIGDYARGVTVSTFHGLARHITQADENDAPAAEVERLLQQYPHLDGKTENARYQWLLEQAVARLKNQENLLFYQYIMVDEFQDIDAVQYDLIAQLANLQEQEDSESLYEQQGYLMAVGDDDQNLYAFRGASIRYIQQFADNYHIGGQQQYFLTTNYRSCPNIVDLANAYIQTALPAAERLKSARHAITAHRTDNAAPVRYGLFAQVRGIDMAAWLAQDIHKLRQLHPQHSIAVLARRWRDFDAVQHYLEQQGIRCQCRNQSETQHPLHSMVGRALLAHLGGLAHQLIEGKAVDYLKQWRKEHGFNQLDKAWSALLHSVLNLRDVSGQTLIDALEQAVYDRQNPVVLLTYHSAKGMEFDAVYIIDEQSDFQANQDTVRQMYVALTRAKSRLTVLQHRYRCDKTLHVLLQQMGEVFDIGAVSVPSKLYFHRFLALDEIQLTPADLVRDEGRIFLAHCCQGDTHPFGDSGEWSVPMEFKYENRFYDKKSGQGYQLEKKRYQGFVFKKDNQNYMLAYFSNKFADDIREQQAVLNMIGFTTLYFVQNDRKWYRESGYFGTETAHFVLVPYVRFEVSL; translated from the coding sequence ATGCGGGTTGAATTTTATGCGGGTAAAGTGATGGATGATGCGGTGCTTTCCGTTCCCGATTATGTGGAACAACTGAACGGGCTGGTGTTGGCGGCAGACGACATTCTGTGGCTGGATTTGGAATTAGACCCGAAAAGCGGGCGTTTGCTGGAAGGGGCATGGCTGGTTGGCGGTAAGGTGTGGCGTTTTGACGGGCAGCAGTTTGAGCAGCAGCGGCAGCTTGCAGCGCAATATTTGGAACAGGCAGCAGCTTTGGGCGGACACAATTTGGTGGAATTTGATTTGCCTGCTTTGGATAAGCTGCTGCACGGCAGCGGCGGCAATGCGGAAAGATTGGCAGCGTGGCGCGAAAAAGCGGTGGATACGCTGTATTGGACCACTTTGCTGATGCCGCATCAGCCGCGTTATGCTTTGGCAAAACTCTACCGCGCCGATACCGGACACAATAATCCCGTGCAGGATTGTGTGGAAAGCCGTGCTTTATGGCAAAGCTGTTGCAGCAGTTGGCAGGGTTTGCCGCAAGGGTTGCAGGCTTTGTTTGTGCGTTTGCTGCCTGTGGTGCGGTGGTTTCCCAAAGCGGCGGCGTTGCCGTTTGACGAACAGCAGCTATATGAACAGTTGCCCGCAGCGGGCAACCGTGGGGATTTGTGTGCGCGGGTGGCGGCGGCGGTGGCGGGAACACCGTCTTGGCGGCATTTTGCTTTGGCGGTGCTGGTGCATTGGCTGCGCCATTTTGAACGCCCGCAGGCGCGTCGTCCCGTGTGGCTGAACAAACACCCGCAGCACGGGGCGCGTTTTCGGGAAGCGGAAGAGGCGTTTTTCCGTTGGGGTGAATGGAACGAGGCATCTTTAAACCAAGCCTGTCGGGAAATTTTTAGCGGTTTGGCGGATTTTCAGGGCTTGCGGGCAGGGCAGTTGTCCATCGCGCAGGGTATTTTAGCCAACCGCGATATGCCCTTGGGGATTCTGCCTACCGGCGGGGGCAAAAGTTTGGCGTTCCAACTGCCTGCGCTGCTGTTGAGCAAATACCGGCGCGGACTGACGGTGGTGGTGTCGCCCTTAAAAGCCCTGATTATCGACCAAGTGGATAATTTACGCGCCAACGCGGGGATTTATGCGGAACGGGTGGCGGGTTTGGTATCGGGGCAGACGGAAACGGTGCAGCGCGATATTTTGGACGGGGTGTGGCGCGGCAGTATTGATGTGCTGTACCTCAGTCCCGAACGTTTGCGCAGCCGCAGCATCCGCGTGCTGCTGAAAAACCGTCCGCCTGCCTTGTGGGTATTGGACGAAGCGCACACGCTCAGCCAGTGGGGAACGGATTTCCGCCCCGATTTTTTGCGGATTGCCGAACACATTGCCGCGTGTTACGACCCGCCCGACCCGTCGGCAGCCGAGGGATTATTTGACGATAACAGCCGTGCCGTTCCCGCAGTGGGTTTGGTTACGGCGACCGCGTCGGCACGGGTAAAAGACGATTTGCAGCGCGAATTGACCGACAAACTCGCCAAACTTACCCGCCACAGCCGTTTGCAGCCATACGGCACGCCGCTGGAAGAGCTGACCGTACAGCGCAGCAATATTGAGCGCGTGTTTCAAAATATCCCGCCTGCCCAGCGCGACAGCCGCGTTTTACAGATTTTGCAGCAACGCCGCGCCGAATACGCCGCTGCCCGTGCCGATGCACAAGCAGGCGTGGCGCTGGTGTATATCCGCCACCGCAAACACTGCGAAGATTTTGCCAAACTGTGCCAAAGTCAAGGCTTGGCTGCCGTTGCCTATCACGCCGGTTTGCCCGAAAACCAACGCAGCGAAATCATCGAACAATTTAAAGACAACCGCTTTGAAGTGGTGGTGTGTACCAATGCTTTCGGCATGGGCATAGACAAAGCAGGCGTGCATACCGTGGTTCATTACGCCCCGCCTGCCAATTTGGAATCGTATATACAGGAAAGCGGACGTGCCGCCCGCAAAAGCGGCGAACACGGACGCGCCTACCTGCTGTGGTCGCAATCTGATATTGAGCAATTATTCCGTTTGGAACGCGAAAACCGCATTCACAACAGCAAAACCCTGCACGACTGCTGGCACATTATCCGTCCGATTTTAAAACGCCCCGCCAACGACCAATGGTTTGCCGATACCGATTTGGCGGGCGTGCTGCAGCAGGAAAACGACATGCTGCTGACCCAAATCCGCGTGGCATTGCTGGCATTGGAACGTTACGGGCTGCTGGTGGAAAAAGAACAGCAGCCTGCCCGCATCGGTTTGAAGCTGTTGCCCGAACACGCCGCAACAGACCTGCCCGCGCCTGTTGCCGCCGTGTACCGCCAATTGCAGCAGATTTTGGCGGGACAGGATTGCGAACGCGAATTTGTGCAGTTTCACCTGCCCGAACTGTCGCTGGCACTGGGTCAGCCTGTGAAAAAGCTGCTCTCTGCCCTACACACGCTGGTGCAGTCGGGATACGCGCAATGGCGGGTGGAATTGGGTATCCGTCTGCGTTATAAAAACCATTTTTTAAAGCAGCAGATGGCGCGTTATCAAAAATATCTGACCGCATTGCGCGAAGTGTTTGCCCGATATGCTTGGCAGCAGCACGGCGAAGGCGATGTATTATTGTGTTTGGACGTGTTAAATCATGCTTTGGCGCAACACAGCACCGTCAAAACCGATGCACGAAAAGATATTCTGCCGCTGCTGTCGGCTTTGGGCGCGATACGTTACCGCAGCATCAATGCACACGAAGTGTCGGTATTGCCTACAGAAGCGGCGGCAGCGGCAGGCGCACACTGGCAAGGCTGGCTGGAAGTGGCGGAACACTGTTTGGTGGAACTGGCGCAGCTGCTGGATTATCTGATGCAGTACGCCGATGCCGACAGCCCCCGCGTATTTGTGTTAAGCGGATTGGCAGACACTTTGGCACAATCCCCCGAAGTCGTTTTGCAGCGTTTGGAAATCCTGCAAAAACTCGCCCTGATTGATTTAACCCGTACCGACGGCAACGACGGCAGCCTGTTTTTTATCGGCGCATCTGCCACGCAGCGCAAAAACTATCACGAAAACGCCTACCAATACCTCAAAACCCATTATCAGGAACGCTGCCAACGCCTGCACCTGCTGTACCGCTGGCTGCAATACAGCGACGAACACGACCCCGTCAATCAAAACCTGTCTGCTGCCGACTGCCGCCGTTTGCAACATCAATTATTGGAAGACTATTTCAAGAAAAATTTGGCAACAGTCGTACACGAACACTGTCCCGACCCCGAAGCCGCCAAACAGCCGCGTTTGAAAAATTACGACCGCGCCATTTTGCCCGACCATTTCAGCAGCACCCAAAAAGCCATTGTGTGTGAAGCAGGACGCGCCGCCTTGGTGCTGGCAGGACCGGGCGCAGGCAAAACCGCCGTGGTGGTGCATCGGGTGGCTTATTTACTGATGAAACAGGATATCCTGCCCGAAAAAATCCTGATTTTGGCGTATAACCGCTTGGCGGTGGCAGAGCTGCGCCGCCGCCTGTATGCCCTGATTGGCGACTATGCCCGCGGTGTGACCGTCAGCACCTTTCACGGCTTGGCGCGACACATCACCCAAGCAGACGAAAACGACGCCCCCGCCGCCGAAGTGGAACGCCTGTTGCAGCAATATCCCCATTTGGACGGAAAAACAGAAAACGCCCGTTACCAATGGCTGTTGGAACAAGCCGTCGCCCGCCTAAAAAACCAAGAAAACCTCCTGTTCTACCAATATATTATGGTAGATGAATTTCAAGATATTGATGCCGTTCAATATGATTTGATTGCCCAGCTTGCCAATTTGCAGGAACAGGAAGACAGCGAAAGCCTATACGAACAACAAGGCTATTTGATGGCAGTGGGCGACGACGACCAAAACCTGTATGCCTTCCGCGGTGCCAGCATCCGCTATATTCAACAGTTCGCCGACAATTACCACATCGGCGGACAACAGCAGTATTTTTTAACCACCAATTACCGCAGTTGCCCGAATATTGTTGATTTGGCAAATGCTTATATTCAAACAGCATTGCCCGCTGCCGAGCGTTTGAAATCCGCCCGACACGCCATTACCGCCCACCGCACGGATAACGCCGCGCCCGTCCGTTACGGCTTGTTTGCCCAAGTGCGCGGCATTGACATGGCGGCATGGCTGGCGCAAGACATTCACAAGCTGCGTCAGCTGCACCCGCAGCACAGCATTGCCGTATTGGCACGGCGTTGGCGCGACTTTGATGCCGTCCAGCATTATTTGGAACAACAAGGCATCCGCTGCCAGTGCCGCAACCAAAGCGAAACACAGCACCCCTTACACAGCATGGTCGGACGCGCCCTGCTGGCACATTTGGGCGGATTGGCGCATCAGTTAATTGAAGGAAAAGCCGTTGATTACTTAAAACAATGGCGCAAAGAACACGGCTTTAACCAATTAGACAAAGCATGGTCTGCACTGTTGCACAGCGTATTAAACCTGCGCGATGTGAGCGGACAAACCCTGATAGACGCATTGGAACAAGCCGTTTACGACCGTCAGAACCCCGTGGTACTGCTAACCTATCACAGCGCAAAAGGCATGGAATTTGATGCCGTTTATATAATTGACGAACAATCGGATTTTCAAGCCAATCAAGATACGGTGCGCCAAATGTATGTGGCACTCACCCGCGCCAAAAGCCGTTTGACGGTGCTGCAACACCGTTACCGCTGCGATAAAACACTGCACGTGCTGTTGCAGCAAATGGGCGAAGTTTTTGATATTGGTGCTGTGTCTGTGCCAAGCAAACTGTATTTTCACCGCTTTTTGGCTTTAGATGAAATTCAACTGACACCTGCGGATTTGGTTCGGGACGAAGGACGTATTTTTTTAGCCCATTGCTGTCAGGGTGATACGCACCCGTTTGGTGATTCGGGTGAATGGTCTGTACCTATGGAATTTAAATACGAAAACCGTTTTTATGACAAAAAATCGGGACAGGGTTATCAGTTGGAAAAAAAACGGTATCAGGGTTTTGTGTTTAAAAAGGATAATCAAAATTATATGTTGGCTTATTTTTCCAATAAATTTGCAGACGATATACGCGAACAACAGGCAGTATTGAACATGATTGGATTTACCACTTTGTATTTTGTTCAAAATGATAGGAAATGGTATCGGGAAAGCGGCTATTTCGGCACGGAAACCGCACATTTTGTGCTGGTGCCTTATGTGCGTTTTGAAGTAAGTTTATAA
- the ftsW gene encoding putative lipid II flippase FtsW → MQMRQPQYDKTLLWVLLCLLGFGLVMVYSASVAQAGLHNYANRAVFFIKQCQFAVIGILLAALLCRVPMWRWLRWIKLLLPFSLFVLAVVPLIGEEINGAKRWMPLPGGLKIQPSEIFKLMTILYMAGFFKRRMEILHDFGKVKWVAVPIGLGIGFILLTRDLGSAMVVFAIALVMLFLANLPGKWFAMVVGIGVSVAATVIATSDFRMRRVSVMWQPWKDPTGTGYQSMGSLMSMERGGWFGEGLGNGVFKRGFLPEAHTDFILAVIAEELGLITVTLLIFCYAWIVWRAFSIGRNARDLDLHFNSFVAIGIGVWIAAQSFINIGVNISLLPNKGLTLPLISYGGSSLVIIIVALTILLRVDYENRMKIKGISFDDPNWKTAEAPAETADGEADTEENAETTAEDEAPVHPTHPYRTTR, encoded by the coding sequence ATGCAGATGCGCCAGCCCCAATACGATAAAACCCTGTTGTGGGTATTGCTGTGCCTACTGGGTTTCGGATTGGTAATGGTGTATTCGGCTTCGGTGGCACAGGCAGGGCTGCATAATTATGCCAACCGTGCGGTTTTCTTTATCAAACAATGCCAGTTTGCGGTAATTGGCATACTGTTGGCGGCATTGCTGTGCCGTGTCCCGATGTGGCGTTGGCTGCGCTGGATTAAATTACTGCTGCCGTTTTCGCTGTTTGTGCTGGCAGTCGTGCCGCTGATTGGTGAAGAAATTAACGGTGCCAAACGTTGGATGCCGCTGCCGGGCGGATTAAAAATCCAACCCAGCGAAATTTTTAAGCTGATGACCATTTTATACATGGCAGGCTTTTTCAAACGGCGCATGGAAATCCTGCACGATTTCGGCAAAGTCAAATGGGTTGCCGTTCCCATCGGTTTGGGCATCGGTTTTATTTTGCTGACCCGCGATTTGGGTTCGGCGATGGTGGTGTTTGCCATTGCGCTGGTAATGCTGTTTCTCGCCAATCTGCCCGGAAAATGGTTTGCCATGGTGGTGGGTATTGGCGTATCGGTGGCAGCAACGGTGATTGCCACATCTGATTTCCGTATGCGCCGCGTGAGCGTGATGTGGCAGCCGTGGAAAGACCCTACAGGTACAGGCTATCAAAGCATGGGTTCGCTGATGTCGATGGAACGCGGCGGCTGGTTTGGCGAAGGCTTGGGTAACGGCGTGTTTAAACGTGGTTTTCTGCCCGAAGCGCACACCGATTTTATTTTGGCGGTGATTGCTGAAGAGCTGGGTCTGATTACCGTTACCCTGCTGATTTTCTGCTATGCGTGGATTGTGTGGCGTGCCTTTTCCATCGGGCGCAACGCGCGGGATTTGGATTTACACTTTAATTCCTTTGTCGCCATTGGCATCGGCGTGTGGATTGCCGCGCAAAGTTTTATCAATATCGGCGTAAACATCAGTCTGTTACCCAATAAAGGCTTAACCCTGCCGCTGATTTCTTACGGCGGTTCGTCTTTGGTGATTATTATTGTCGCGCTCACAATTCTGCTGCGCGTAGATTATGAAAACCGAATGAAAATCAAAGGCATCAGCTTTGACGACCCCAATTGGAAAACCGCCGAAGCCCCTGCCGAAACAGCAGACGGCGAAGCGGATACCGAAGAAAATGCCGAAACGACCGCCGAAGACGAAGCCCCTGTACACCCCACACATCCCTATCGGACAACACGATGA
- a CDS encoding sulfurtransferase TusA family protein encodes MSDLTLDLKGLKCPLPILRTKKALAQAQSGDVFTVLATDAGAPDDFAAFCRHTGHTLLQSESGADGVFTLMIRCK; translated from the coding sequence ATGAGCGATTTAACATTGGATTTAAAAGGTTTGAAATGCCCGCTGCCGATTTTACGCACCAAAAAAGCCTTGGCGCAGGCACAAAGCGGCGATGTGTTTACCGTACTCGCCACCGATGCGGGCGCACCCGATGATTTTGCGGCGTTTTGCCGCCACACAGGGCATACGCTGCTGCAATCGGAAAGCGGAGCAGACGGCGTGTTTACGCTGATGATTCGCTGCAAATAA
- a CDS encoding 5-formyltetrahydrofolate cyclo-ligase → MESKTELRRRLRRARAALDPVQRRHAQKRANQALKPLIKRGKRIGAYWAAGSELDVHDFIVTAQQRGARVYLPYIAPRGKRLWFTPYPQANARPERTRARLPRIPQFAGRKIRAERLQLLLLPLVGIDRNGTRLGQGGGFYDATLSTFARSGCVPRSVGVGFACQICPPMPAQTHDQGVQGFVCEHGYTRLGSGKNPSYPFP, encoded by the coding sequence ATGGAAAGCAAAACCGAGTTGCGCCGCCGTTTGCGCCGCGCCCGTGCCGCGCTTGACCCTGTGCAACGCCGCCACGCACAAAAACGGGCGAATCAGGCACTCAAACCGCTGATTAAACGCGGCAAACGCATTGGCGCGTATTGGGCTGCGGGCAGCGAATTAGATGTACACGATTTTATCGTAACGGCGCAACAACGCGGCGCACGGGTTTACCTGCCCTATATCGCGCCGCGTGGCAAACGTTTGTGGTTTACCCCCTATCCGCAGGCAAACGCCCGTCCCGAACGCACACGCGCCCGTTTGCCGCGCATTCCCCAGTTTGCAGGGCGCAAAATCCGTGCCGAGCGTTTGCAACTGCTGTTGTTGCCTTTGGTGGGGATTGACCGCAACGGCACACGCTTGGGACAAGGTGGCGGTTTTTACGATGCCACTTTAAGCACGTTTGCCCGCAGCGGCTGTGTCCCCCGCAGCGTGGGCGTGGGTTTTGCCTGTCAAATCTGCCCGCCCATGCCTGCACAAACCCACGACCAAGGCGTACAGGGTTTTGTCTGCGAACACGGTTACACGCGCTTGGGTTCAGGTAAAAATCCATCTTATCCCTTTCCGTAA